Proteins encoded within one genomic window of Brassica rapa cultivar Chiifu-401-42 chromosome A09, CAAS_Brap_v3.01, whole genome shotgun sequence:
- the LOC103847885 gene encoding uncharacterized protein LOC103847885 isoform X6: MKNNLKKKGKLLSIAKDCEVEVSIQEDGFRGSWYRAILEQNPTRVTGKKLRVSYKTMFNEDGVSPLKETIERSFIRPVPPECLNEGVVFKEGSVVDAYFNNGWWTGVIVVERPDGSFLVYFDDPPDIMRFIRSQLRPHADWIGSKWVKSKNKVLSQHMFTRGKLVEMTREISESEKEKIWVRALVITEVRKQGDDRRKFLIKRCTISQNSSDEAEGKHLIVDICKIRPSPPRDLCAEYSLNDYVEVVVTHGWRKGRVTEILLENKYKVYFAATKEDAVFNYTEIRLSMEWLGGGSWIRAHEREFENNAGTPIRPGQDSPSNTLATDEDDTLNDDATKIRSDQESPSITLVLESNEEDKVNDDATEITSSLERHRNTSVLEATEAETQNHETIYGKELPLPHESEDMMDDVATPIIDPQEIPRGETMSESNDKIALPKRISETGTKGVVLQRINKRSNLKLVGKVETLLGKEFKKLEDSFLAPVIKMGRKQKLMVFSRHLIHHLLLRRIDIGEKGLWFTFGEQLMRFSLREFHLTTGLPCVVDKDEDEAETSATKKKKKDPWMNKNQTLNTLLKLLVEKSKELTADQRLRLGATILVEGILMASNPVTSIPEERLLRARNFKEFCKYPWGNLAFDYLLKEVKSFTYAKLTENNQYAICGFIYALQLWALSSVNQLGTFFGISDDGIQFPLCLHWKETKALTIEEVNRFDQMEKVDVKCILGDPGLHSDLVEDVDCEFGRVVDLVKRGYRLKRQDWLNRSVDIAVAEAEVDENNSVPGIDATDQEKIEFLNNKVVSLEERVKYLEGLLNIRGETVKETEKSKETEAATKTKVNGQNADYELDENEVLGVYIDAKRKEIAKRKKNGVRPPREVGHQDEDDVEVEVNEEQPQEEEEQQQEDDTEDDVDDGDKESENPETNEEQKQEEEEQQQEDDTEVNTDVDVGAKENGSENPVKGSKKRGRKVNISQCIRVYKMLFSIIYVTFFIVSSKLKDGEENEDAYEKPVKVTRKSERVTKVNISLCIMLYKMLFSIINVTFFIVSSKLKGGEVNEDASEKPMKGTRKSKRGTKVNISQCIRVYKMLFSIINVTFFIVSSKLKGGEVNEDASEKPMKGTRKSKRGTKVNISLCIMLYKMLFSILYVTFFIVSSKLKDGEENEYAYEKPVKVTRKSERVTKGKKKGVTPPREVQQQVEDHAETNEDGEGNEDASKKHVKFTKKNGRGNKEHNVGTPKSKKQKKQFEKDSADDVIGSVLEDLKNAD; encoded by the exons atgaaaaataatttgaagaaaaaaggaaaactttTGTCTATTGCCAAAGATTGTGAAGTAGAAGTATCTATTCAAGAAGATGGGTTCAGAGGTTCTTGGTATAGAGCTATCCTCGAGCAAAATCCGACGAGAGTAACAGGAAAAAAGCTTCGGGTTAGTTACAAAACTATGTTCAACGAAGATGGTGTAAGTCCTTTGAAGGAAACTATTGAAAGAAGTTTTATTCGGCCAGTCCCGCCAGAGTGTCTGAATGAGGGTGTCGTATTCAAGGAAGGGTCGGTGGTGGATGCTTATTTTAATAATGGTTGGTGGACTGGTGTTATCGTAGTTGAAAGGCCAGATGGTAGTTTtttggtttactttgatgatccACCAGACATAATGAGATTCATCAGAAGCCAACTGAGACCTCATGCTGATTGGATCGGCTCCAAATGGGTCAAAAGCAAAAACaag GTATTGAGTCAACACATGTTTACGAGAGGGAAGTTGGTGGAAATGACCCGTGAAATTAGTGAAAGTGAAAAGGAAAAAATTTGGGTCCGAGCATTGGTAATTACAGAAGTTCGGAAACAAGGAGATGATAGAAGAAAATTTCTGATCAAAAGATGTACAATCTCACAAAATTCGAGTGATGAAGCGGAAGGAAAACATTTAATAGTTGATATTTGCAAAATAAGGCCATCTCCTCCTCGAGATCTTTGTGCAGAGTACAGTCTGAACGACTATGTTGAAGTGGTTGTTACCCATGGGTGGCGCAAAGGTCGAGTGACGGAAATTCTCCTTGAAAACAAATACAAAGTGTATTTCGCTGCCACAAAAGAGGATGCGGTTTTTAATTATACTGAGATTAGGCTGTCAATGGAGTGGCTAGGTGGTGGTAGTTGGATTCGCGCACATGAG AGAGAATTTGAAAATAATGCTGGCACACCAATCAGACCCGGTCAAGATAGTCCTAGTAACACACTTGCCACCGATGAAGATGATACGTTGAATGATGATGCCACCAAAATCAGATCCGATCAAGAGAGCCCTAGTATCACACTTGTTTTAGAATCCAATGAAGAGGATAAGGTGAATGATGATGCCACAGAAATCACATCCTCTCTCGAGAGACACAGAAACACTTCTGTTTTAGAAGCCACTGAGGCTGAAACACAAAACCATGAAACCATATAT GGAAAGGAGTTACCATTACCTCATGAATCAGAAGATATGATGGATGATGTAGCCACTCCAATCATAGACCCTCAAGAGATTCCACGAG GTGAAACGATGAGTGAGTCTAATGACAAGATTGCTTTGCCAAAAAGAATCTCCGAAACTGGTACAAAAGGAGTCGTATTGCAAAGAATTAACAAGCGCTCCAATCTGAAGTTGGTTGGTAAAGTTGAAACCCTTTTGGGCAAAGAATTCAAGAAGCTTGAAGATTCATTCTTGGCTCCGGTAATTAAGATGGGAAGGAAGCAGAAGCTTATGGTGTTTTCAAGGCATTTGATTCATCACTTACTCTTAAGGAGAATTGATATAGGCGAGAAGGGTTTGTGGTTTACTTTTGGAGAACAACTAATGAGGTTTTCTCTAAGAGAATTCCACTTGACAACGGGTCTGCCTTGTGTtgttgataaagatgaagatgaagccgAGACTTCagcaacaaaaaagaagaagaaagatccaTGGATGAACAAGAATCAAACTCTAAACACCTTGCTTAAGCTTCTTGTCGAAAAGAGTAAAGAGCTTACTGCTGATCAGAGATTAAGATTGGGAGCTACAATCCTTGTGGAAGGGATATTGATGGCAAGCAATCCGGTGACAAGTATTCCAGAAGAGCGTCTGCTTAGAGCTAGAAATTTCAAAGAGTTTTGCAAGTATCCCTGGGGGAATTTGGCCTTTGATTATTTACTGAAAGAAGTGAAGAGCTTTACCTATGCAAAGCTGACGGAGAATAATCAATACGCGATTTGTGGCTTTATATATGCGCTTCAGCTCTGGGCGTTATCTTCTGTGAATCAACTAGGCACATTCTTTGGTATTAGCGATGATGGAATTCAGTTTCCCTTGTGCTTGCATTGGAAAGAAACCAAAGCGCTTACTATTGAGGAGGTTAACAGATTCGACCAAATGGAGAAG GTTGATGTCAAATGTATCCTTGGAGATCCCGGATTGCATAGCGACTTGGTTGAAGATGTTGACTGTGAATTTGGAAGAGTTGTTGATCTTGTCAAAAGAGGATATCGTTTGAAGAGACAAGATTGGCTCAATAGAAGTGTCGACATTGCCGTTGCTGAAGCTGAAGTGGACGAAAATAATTCTGTTCCTGGGATTGATGCAACTGATCAAGAAAAGATTGAATTCCTCAATAATAAGGTAGTGTCTCTTGAAGAAAGAGTGAAGTACCTTGAAGGTCTTTTGAACATTCGTGGAGAAACTGTGAAG GAAACTGAGAAGTCAAAAGAAACTGAAGCCGCCACAAAAACCAAG GTAAATGGACAGAATGCCGATTATGAACTTGACGAAAATGAAGTTTTAGGAGTTTATATAGATGCCAAAAGAAAGGAAATCGCTaag AGAAAGAAGAATGGTGTAAGACCTCCACGTGAAGTAGGACATCAAGATGAAGATGATGTAGAAGTCGAAGTCAATGAA gaacaaccacaagaagaagaggaacaacaacaagaagatgATACAGAAGACGATGTGGACGATGGTGATAAAGAGAGTGAAAATCCGGAAACCAATGAA GAACAGAAACAAGAGGAAGAGGAGCAACAACAAGAGGATGACACAGAAGTCAATACAGATGTTGACGTCGGTGCTAAGGAAAATGGATCTGAAAACCCCGTGAAAGGTTCAAAGAAACGTGGAAGAAAGGTAAATATCTCTCAGtgtataagggtttataaaatgtTGTTTAGTATAATCtatgtaactttttttattgtgtcaTCAAAATTGAAGGATGGAGAAGAAAATGAGGATGCATATGAAAAGCCCGTGAAGGTTACAAGGAAAAGTGAAAGAGTAACTAAGGTAAATATCTCTCTGTGTATAATGCTTTATAAAATGCTGTTTAGTATAATCaatgtaactttttttattgtgtcaTCAAAATTGAAGGGTGGAGAAGTAAATGAGGATGCATCTGAAAAGCCCATGAAGGGTACAAGGAAAAGTAAAAGAGGAACTAAGGTGAATATCTCTCAGtgtataagggtttataaaatgcTGTTTAGTATAATCaatgtaactttttttattgtgtcaTCAAAATTGAAGGGTGGAGAAGTAAATGAGGATGCATCTGAAAAGCCCATGAAGGGTACAAGGAAAAGTAAAAGAGGAACTAAGGTGAATATCTCTCTGTGTATAATGCTTTATAAAATGTTGTTTAGTATACTCtatgtaactttttttattgtgtcaTCAAAATTGAAGGATGGAGAAGAAAATGAGTATGCATATGAAAAGCCCGTGAAGGTTACAAGGAAAAGTGAAAGAGTAACTAAG GGAAAGAAGAAAGGTGTAACACCCCCACGTGAAGTACAACAACAAGTAGAAGATCATGCAGAAACCAATGAA GATGGAGAAGGGAATGAGGATGCATCTAAAAAGCACGTGAAGTTTACAAAGAAGAATGGAAGAGGAAATAAG GAACACAATGTTGGCACCCCCAAatcgaaaaaacaaaagaaacaatttgAGAAAGATTCAGCTGATGATGTGATAGGAAGTGTTTTGGAAGATCTTAAAAATGCCGATTAG
- the LOC103847885 gene encoding uncharacterized protein LOC103847885 isoform X1 — MKNNLKKKGKLLSIAKDCEVEVSIQEDGFRGSWYRAILEQNPTRVTGKKLRVSYKTMFNEDGVSPLKETIERSFIRPVPPECLNEGVVFKEGSVVDAYFNNGWWTGVIVVERPDGSFLVYFDDPPDIMRFIRSQLRPHADWIGSKWVKSKNKVLSQHMFTRGKLVEMTREISESEKEKIWVRALVITEVRKQGDDRRKFLIKRCTISQNSSDEAEGKHLIVDICKIRPSPPRDLCAEYSLNDYVEVVVTHGWRKGRVTEILLENKYKVYFAATKEDAVFNYTEIRLSMEWLGGGSWIRAHEREFENNAGTPIRPGQDSPSNTLATDEDDTLNDDATKIRSDQESPSITLVLESNEEDKVNDDATEITSSLERHRNTSVLEATEAETQNHETIYGKELPLPHESEDMMDDVATPIIDPQEIPRGETMSESNDKIALPKRISETGTKGVVLQRINKRSNLKLVGKVETLLGKEFKKLEDSFLAPVIKMGRKQKLMVFSRHLIHHLLLRRIDIGEKGLWFTFGEQLMRFSLREFHLTTGLPCVVDKDEDEAETSATKKKKKDPWMNKNQTLNTLLKLLVEKSKELTADQRLRLGATILVEGILMASNPVTSIPEERLLRARNFKEFCKYPWGNLAFDYLLKEVKSFTYAKLTENNQYAICGFIYALQLWALSSVNQLGTFFGISDDGIQFPLCLHWKETKALTIEEVNRFDQMEKVDVKCILGDPGLHSDLVEDVDCEFGRVVDLVKRGYRLKRQDWLNRSVDIAVAEAEVDENNSVPGIDATDQEKIEFLNNKVVSLEERVKYLEGLLNIRGETVKETEKSKETEAATKTKVNGQNADYELDENEVLGVYIDAKRKEIAKRKKNGVRPPREVGHQDEDDVEVEVNEEQPQEEEEQQQEDDTEDDVDDGDKESENPETNEGQTQEEEEQHQEDDAEVNEEQPQEEEEQQEEEDTEDDVDDGDKESENPETNEEQKQEEEEQQQEDDTEVNTDVDVGAKENGSENPVKGSKKRGRKVNISQCIRVYKMLFSIIYVTFFIVSSKLKDGEENEDAYEKPVKVTRKSERVTKVNISLCIMLYKMLFSIINVTFFIVSSKLKGGEVNEDASEKPMKGTRKSKRGTKVNISQCIRVYKMLFSIINVTFFIVSSKLKGGEVNEDASEKPMKGTRKSKRGTKVNISLCIMLYKMLFSILYVTFFIVSSKLKDGEENEYAYEKPVKVTRKSERVTKGKKKGVTPPREVQQQVEDHAETNEDGEGNEDASKKHVKFTKKNGRGNKEHNVGTPKSKKQKKQFEKDSADDVIGSVLEDLKNAD; from the exons atgaaaaataatttgaagaaaaaaggaaaactttTGTCTATTGCCAAAGATTGTGAAGTAGAAGTATCTATTCAAGAAGATGGGTTCAGAGGTTCTTGGTATAGAGCTATCCTCGAGCAAAATCCGACGAGAGTAACAGGAAAAAAGCTTCGGGTTAGTTACAAAACTATGTTCAACGAAGATGGTGTAAGTCCTTTGAAGGAAACTATTGAAAGAAGTTTTATTCGGCCAGTCCCGCCAGAGTGTCTGAATGAGGGTGTCGTATTCAAGGAAGGGTCGGTGGTGGATGCTTATTTTAATAATGGTTGGTGGACTGGTGTTATCGTAGTTGAAAGGCCAGATGGTAGTTTtttggtttactttgatgatccACCAGACATAATGAGATTCATCAGAAGCCAACTGAGACCTCATGCTGATTGGATCGGCTCCAAATGGGTCAAAAGCAAAAACaag GTATTGAGTCAACACATGTTTACGAGAGGGAAGTTGGTGGAAATGACCCGTGAAATTAGTGAAAGTGAAAAGGAAAAAATTTGGGTCCGAGCATTGGTAATTACAGAAGTTCGGAAACAAGGAGATGATAGAAGAAAATTTCTGATCAAAAGATGTACAATCTCACAAAATTCGAGTGATGAAGCGGAAGGAAAACATTTAATAGTTGATATTTGCAAAATAAGGCCATCTCCTCCTCGAGATCTTTGTGCAGAGTACAGTCTGAACGACTATGTTGAAGTGGTTGTTACCCATGGGTGGCGCAAAGGTCGAGTGACGGAAATTCTCCTTGAAAACAAATACAAAGTGTATTTCGCTGCCACAAAAGAGGATGCGGTTTTTAATTATACTGAGATTAGGCTGTCAATGGAGTGGCTAGGTGGTGGTAGTTGGATTCGCGCACATGAG AGAGAATTTGAAAATAATGCTGGCACACCAATCAGACCCGGTCAAGATAGTCCTAGTAACACACTTGCCACCGATGAAGATGATACGTTGAATGATGATGCCACCAAAATCAGATCCGATCAAGAGAGCCCTAGTATCACACTTGTTTTAGAATCCAATGAAGAGGATAAGGTGAATGATGATGCCACAGAAATCACATCCTCTCTCGAGAGACACAGAAACACTTCTGTTTTAGAAGCCACTGAGGCTGAAACACAAAACCATGAAACCATATAT GGAAAGGAGTTACCATTACCTCATGAATCAGAAGATATGATGGATGATGTAGCCACTCCAATCATAGACCCTCAAGAGATTCCACGAG GTGAAACGATGAGTGAGTCTAATGACAAGATTGCTTTGCCAAAAAGAATCTCCGAAACTGGTACAAAAGGAGTCGTATTGCAAAGAATTAACAAGCGCTCCAATCTGAAGTTGGTTGGTAAAGTTGAAACCCTTTTGGGCAAAGAATTCAAGAAGCTTGAAGATTCATTCTTGGCTCCGGTAATTAAGATGGGAAGGAAGCAGAAGCTTATGGTGTTTTCAAGGCATTTGATTCATCACTTACTCTTAAGGAGAATTGATATAGGCGAGAAGGGTTTGTGGTTTACTTTTGGAGAACAACTAATGAGGTTTTCTCTAAGAGAATTCCACTTGACAACGGGTCTGCCTTGTGTtgttgataaagatgaagatgaagccgAGACTTCagcaacaaaaaagaagaagaaagatccaTGGATGAACAAGAATCAAACTCTAAACACCTTGCTTAAGCTTCTTGTCGAAAAGAGTAAAGAGCTTACTGCTGATCAGAGATTAAGATTGGGAGCTACAATCCTTGTGGAAGGGATATTGATGGCAAGCAATCCGGTGACAAGTATTCCAGAAGAGCGTCTGCTTAGAGCTAGAAATTTCAAAGAGTTTTGCAAGTATCCCTGGGGGAATTTGGCCTTTGATTATTTACTGAAAGAAGTGAAGAGCTTTACCTATGCAAAGCTGACGGAGAATAATCAATACGCGATTTGTGGCTTTATATATGCGCTTCAGCTCTGGGCGTTATCTTCTGTGAATCAACTAGGCACATTCTTTGGTATTAGCGATGATGGAATTCAGTTTCCCTTGTGCTTGCATTGGAAAGAAACCAAAGCGCTTACTATTGAGGAGGTTAACAGATTCGACCAAATGGAGAAG GTTGATGTCAAATGTATCCTTGGAGATCCCGGATTGCATAGCGACTTGGTTGAAGATGTTGACTGTGAATTTGGAAGAGTTGTTGATCTTGTCAAAAGAGGATATCGTTTGAAGAGACAAGATTGGCTCAATAGAAGTGTCGACATTGCCGTTGCTGAAGCTGAAGTGGACGAAAATAATTCTGTTCCTGGGATTGATGCAACTGATCAAGAAAAGATTGAATTCCTCAATAATAAGGTAGTGTCTCTTGAAGAAAGAGTGAAGTACCTTGAAGGTCTTTTGAACATTCGTGGAGAAACTGTGAAG GAAACTGAGAAGTCAAAAGAAACTGAAGCCGCCACAAAAACCAAG GTAAATGGACAGAATGCCGATTATGAACTTGACGAAAATGAAGTTTTAGGAGTTTATATAGATGCCAAAAGAAAGGAAATCGCTaag AGAAAGAAGAATGGTGTAAGACCTCCACGTGAAGTAGGACATCAAGATGAAGATGATGTAGAAGTCGAAGTCAATGAA gaacaaccacaagaagaagaggaacaacaacaagaagatgATACAGAAGACGATGTGGACGATGGTGATAAAGAGAGTGAAAATCCGGAAACCAATGAA GGACAGACACAAGAGGAAGAGGAACAACACCAAGAGGATGACGCAGAAGTCAATGAA gaacagccacaagaagaagaggaacaacaagaagaagaggatacAGAAGACGATGTGGACGACGGTGATAAAGAGAGTGAAAATCCGGAAACCAATGAA GAACAGAAACAAGAGGAAGAGGAGCAACAACAAGAGGATGACACAGAAGTCAATACAGATGTTGACGTCGGTGCTAAGGAAAATGGATCTGAAAACCCCGTGAAAGGTTCAAAGAAACGTGGAAGAAAGGTAAATATCTCTCAGtgtataagggtttataaaatgtTGTTTAGTATAATCtatgtaactttttttattgtgtcaTCAAAATTGAAGGATGGAGAAGAAAATGAGGATGCATATGAAAAGCCCGTGAAGGTTACAAGGAAAAGTGAAAGAGTAACTAAGGTAAATATCTCTCTGTGTATAATGCTTTATAAAATGCTGTTTAGTATAATCaatgtaactttttttattgtgtcaTCAAAATTGAAGGGTGGAGAAGTAAATGAGGATGCATCTGAAAAGCCCATGAAGGGTACAAGGAAAAGTAAAAGAGGAACTAAGGTGAATATCTCTCAGtgtataagggtttataaaatgcTGTTTAGTATAATCaatgtaactttttttattgtgtcaTCAAAATTGAAGGGTGGAGAAGTAAATGAGGATGCATCTGAAAAGCCCATGAAGGGTACAAGGAAAAGTAAAAGAGGAACTAAGGTGAATATCTCTCTGTGTATAATGCTTTATAAAATGTTGTTTAGTATACTCtatgtaactttttttattgtgtcaTCAAAATTGAAGGATGGAGAAGAAAATGAGTATGCATATGAAAAGCCCGTGAAGGTTACAAGGAAAAGTGAAAGAGTAACTAAG GGAAAGAAGAAAGGTGTAACACCCCCACGTGAAGTACAACAACAAGTAGAAGATCATGCAGAAACCAATGAA GATGGAGAAGGGAATGAGGATGCATCTAAAAAGCACGTGAAGTTTACAAAGAAGAATGGAAGAGGAAATAAG GAACACAATGTTGGCACCCCCAAatcgaaaaaacaaaagaaacaatttgAGAAAGATTCAGCTGATGATGTGATAGGAAGTGTTTTGGAAGATCTTAAAAATGCCGATTAG